A single window of Bacteroidota bacterium DNA harbors:
- a CDS encoding acyl-CoA dehydrogenase family protein: MIPRTIYNEEHLMFKQALEEYVTAHIVPNNPAWEKAKMMPREAWTGAGAMGFLAINVPEEYGGMGINDFRYNAILAEVYGQAGMVGPAIGFQVHSDIVLPYFLHYGSEEIKRRWLPGFASGEVIGAICMSEPGAGSDLKGLRTVAIDKGDHYRITGSKTFISNGYTCDVAVVAAKTNPELGAKGISLFVVDMHSKGVTKNKPFEKVGMHAQDTCEIFFEDVEVPKGNLLGQENQGFIYMMELLPQERISVGLLGIAAAEGCLTETIKYTRERQAFGKSISELQNTRFKLAELATEIDMGRVFMDRLVELHNEGKLDASMASMAKYSMTELQGRAADICVQLHGGNGYMWEYYVARAYADARAQRIYAGSNEIMKELIARKLFS, translated from the coding sequence ATGATCCCAAGGACGATTTACAACGAGGAGCATCTGATGTTCAAGCAGGCGCTCGAAGAATATGTCACCGCCCACATCGTGCCCAACAATCCGGCATGGGAAAAAGCGAAAATGATGCCCCGCGAGGCTTGGACCGGCGCAGGTGCGATGGGATTCCTCGCGATCAACGTTCCCGAGGAATATGGCGGCATGGGAATCAATGACTTCCGTTACAATGCCATCCTTGCCGAGGTGTATGGACAAGCCGGAATGGTCGGTCCTGCGATTGGTTTTCAGGTGCATTCGGATATCGTACTGCCTTATTTTTTGCATTACGGCTCCGAAGAAATCAAGCGCCGTTGGTTGCCTGGATTTGCATCGGGCGAAGTAATCGGGGCGATTTGTATGTCGGAGCCAGGTGCCGGCAGCGACCTGAAAGGTCTGCGCACCGTCGCGATCGACAAGGGGGATCATTACCGCATTACGGGTTCCAAAACCTTCATTTCCAACGGTTATACCTGCGATGTTGCCGTCGTTGCTGCCAAAACCAATCCCGAATTGGGCGCCAAAGGCATCAGTTTGTTTGTGGTCGACATGCACAGCAAGGGCGTGACGAAGAACAAACCCTTCGAAAAGGTCGGCATGCATGCCCAAGATACCTGCGAGATTTTCTTTGAGGACGTCGAAGTGCCCAAAGGCAACTTGCTCGGTCAAGAAAATCAAGGCTTTATCTACATGATGGAGCTCTTGCCGCAGGAACGGATTTCTGTCGGATTGCTCGGAATCGCTGCCGCCGAAGGCTGTCTTACGGAAACGATCAAGTACACCCGCGAGCGTCAGGCATTCGGTAAATCCATCTCTGAATTGCAAAACACGCGTTTCAAACTCGCCGAGCTCGCCACCGAAATCGACATGGGCCGCGTCTTCATGGATCGCCTTGTCGAATTGCACAACGAAGGCAAGCTTGATGCGAGCATGGCCTCGATGGCCAAGTATTCCATGACCGAATTGCAGGGCCGCGCTGCTGATATTTGTGTGCAGTTGCACGGTGGCAACGGCTATATGTGGGAATACTACGTCGCCCGCGCCTACGCCGATGCTCGCGCGCAACGCATTTACGCAGGTAGCAATGAAATCATGAAAGAGTTGATCGCCAGGAAGTTGTTTTCCTAA
- a CDS encoding DUF4255 domain-containing protein codes for MIHQVLPAIVRELTEYLESRFGISDDQVTLGNVVNQDGSLAVDGNKLVVSLINIARDGSKGSMSGLGGNDHPPVFVNLYVIFAGVYNQSNISSQDYLESLKMISGVISFFQARCMFDAHTTPDFPADAGRIVCEIENVEFRELVNLWSLSGAKYVPSIIYRFRSLNMEEGLVTDEMPHVGHFSGLGGGKTRF; via the coding sequence ATGATTCATCAGGTATTGCCAGCCATCGTCAGAGAATTGACCGAGTATCTAGAATCCCGATTTGGCATCAGTGATGACCAAGTCACATTGGGAAACGTTGTGAACCAAGACGGCAGCTTGGCCGTTGACGGAAACAAATTGGTCGTTTCTTTGATCAACATTGCCCGTGACGGATCCAAGGGATCGATGTCGGGACTTGGTGGAAATGACCACCCGCCGGTGTTTGTGAACCTCTACGTCATTTTTGCAGGGGTTTACAACCAGAGCAACATCAGCAGCCAAGACTATTTGGAGTCGCTCAAGATGATTTCGGGTGTCATTTCGTTTTTCCAGGCACGATGCATGTTTGATGCGCATACCACTCCCGATTTCCCAGCTGATGCAGGCCGTATCGTTTGCGAAATTGAAAACGTTGAGTTCCGCGAATTGGTGAATCTTTGGTCACTTTCAGGAGCCAAATATGTTCCGTCGATCATCTATCGTTTCCGCTCCCTCAATATGGAGGAAGGCCTTGTTACCGATGAGATGCCACATGTTGGACATTTTTCCGGTCTCGGTGGTGGTAAAACCCGCTTCTAA
- a CDS encoding enoyl-CoA hydratase/isomerase family protein — protein MINFSISPDGIAQIEWNLPGGANILNAASVTAFSEALEKALANESVKGIIVTSAKDSFIVGGDLKALYALSSTEEVLQLGRAIHKVFRRMELGGKPVVAAINGMTLGGGMELCLACHHRIAVNSPAVQLGFPEVTLGLFPGAGGTQRLPRLIGLQPAVQPLLLGRNMDVKEAKALGIVGTLVNSQEELIPAAKEWILKGGKALQPWDVKGFKTPGADLASVDVTFFYAGAAGMVRQQGFGNYPAPNAILSCLYEGLLMNIDEALELELRYFAKVALSKQAKHMIRTLWFSMNKAKAGIARPGGFEYNPVKKLGILGAGMMGAGIAYASAKVGISSVLKDTSMESADKGKDYSRKLLAGLVEKGRSTPEKSDKILSKIHPTGDASDLKDCDLIVEAVFEDRALKARVTQEAEAQMAVGGVFASNTSTLPITGLAEASKAPENFIGLHFFSPVDKMQLVEVIVGKQTGDYALAKSIDYVLQIKKVPIVVNDSRGFFTSRIFKIYVTEGFELLAQGVKPALIENAAKAAGMPVGPLAVADEVSIELLYKIFKQTEADGISQEGPAKDVIFKMVETLDRKGKKEGKGFYDYPEGGKKTLWKGLSEIFPPAAVQPDVEDVKKRLLHLQALESMRCLEEGVLRSVEDADIGSILGWGFPPYTGGVLSYIDFVGVPEFVSDCEGFVHSAGKRFTPTEKLKQLAQTGGSVYPKA, from the coding sequence ATGATCAACTTCAGTATTTCCCCCGACGGCATCGCCCAAATCGAATGGAATCTTCCCGGCGGCGCGAATATTTTGAATGCGGCCTCTGTCACGGCATTTTCCGAGGCACTGGAAAAAGCGCTAGCCAATGAATCCGTGAAGGGAATCATTGTGACTTCCGCCAAAGACAGTTTTATCGTCGGCGGAGATCTCAAAGCGCTGTATGCCTTGTCTTCAACTGAGGAGGTGCTGCAACTTGGTCGCGCGATTCACAAGGTTTTTCGCCGGATGGAATTGGGAGGAAAGCCTGTCGTGGCTGCGATCAACGGCATGACTTTGGGCGGCGGAATGGAACTTTGTTTGGCTTGCCATCACCGGATCGCCGTCAATTCGCCTGCTGTTCAACTCGGATTTCCTGAGGTGACCCTCGGCCTTTTTCCAGGGGCAGGTGGGACGCAACGTTTGCCGCGCTTGATTGGCCTGCAGCCCGCTGTGCAGCCGTTGCTGCTCGGCCGGAACATGGATGTCAAAGAGGCCAAGGCTTTGGGCATCGTCGGAACCTTGGTAAATTCGCAGGAAGAATTGATCCCCGCAGCGAAGGAATGGATTCTGAAAGGTGGCAAAGCGCTGCAACCTTGGGATGTCAAAGGCTTCAAAACCCCGGGTGCGGATCTGGCCTCGGTAGACGTGACCTTTTTCTATGCAGGTGCGGCGGGCATGGTGCGTCAGCAAGGTTTTGGCAATTATCCGGCTCCGAATGCCATTTTGAGTTGTCTCTACGAAGGCTTGCTGATGAACATCGACGAGGCCCTCGAATTGGAACTTCGTTACTTCGCCAAAGTCGCCCTTTCCAAGCAGGCCAAACACATGATTCGCACTTTGTGGTTTAGCATGAACAAGGCCAAGGCTGGAATTGCGAGACCTGGCGGCTTTGAATACAATCCGGTGAAAAAGCTCGGAATCCTCGGCGCCGGCATGATGGGCGCGGGAATTGCGTATGCGAGTGCCAAGGTGGGCATTTCTTCGGTACTGAAAGACACTTCGATGGAGTCCGCCGATAAAGGGAAGGACTATTCGCGGAAATTGTTGGCCGGGCTTGTGGAAAAGGGGCGATCGACGCCGGAGAAATCCGATAAAATACTTTCGAAAATCCATCCAACAGGCGATGCTTCTGACTTGAAAGACTGCGATTTGATCGTCGAAGCCGTGTTTGAGGACCGTGCACTCAAGGCGCGCGTGACACAGGAAGCTGAAGCGCAAATGGCGGTCGGCGGAGTTTTTGCTTCGAATACCTCCACACTTCCGATTACCGGATTGGCCGAGGCTTCGAAGGCTCCTGAAAATTTCATCGGCCTGCATTTCTTTTCCCCGGTGGACAAAATGCAGCTTGTGGAGGTCATCGTCGGCAAACAAACCGGTGACTACGCACTCGCCAAAAGCATCGATTATGTCTTGCAAATCAAGAAGGTGCCGATCGTGGTGAATGACAGCCGTGGATTTTTTACGAGCCGGATTTTCAAAATCTACGTCACCGAAGGTTTTGAATTGCTTGCCCAAGGCGTCAAACCTGCCCTCATCGAAAATGCGGCAAAAGCGGCAGGAATGCCCGTCGGACCCTTGGCCGTCGCCGACGAGGTCTCCATCGAATTGCTCTACAAAATCTTCAAGCAGACCGAAGCGGATGGCATTTCGCAAGAAGGCCCTGCCAAGGATGTGATTTTCAAGATGGTCGAAACGCTCGACCGCAAGGGCAAAAAAGAGGGAAAAGGCTTTTACGATTATCCTGAAGGTGGCAAAAAGACCCTCTGGAAAGGATTGTCGGAGATTTTTCCACCCGCGGCAGTTCAACCGGACGTCGAAGATGTCAAAAAACGTCTGCTTCACCTTCAAGCCTTGGAATCCATGCGATGCCTCGAGGAAGGCGTCTTGCGTTCTGTCGAAGATGCCGATATCGGTTCCATCCTGGGCTGGGGATTTCCGCCTTACACCGGCGGTGTCTTGAGCTACATTGATTTTGTTGGCGTGCCAGAGTTTGTGAGCGACTGCGAGGGCTTCGTCCACTCAGCCGGAAAGCGCTTTACACCAACGGAAAAGTTGAAACAATTGGCCCAAACGGGCGGTTCTGTATATCCAAAAGCATAA
- a CDS encoding CoA transferase: protein MDTSNVKVDWLKGIRVVLIGHYVPGPIAAYLLGMLGAEVIKVEQDKGDYLRQVGATDMADNQPISPMFRMINGGFKSVAVQWRQAEGANILKDLLLQADVVIDGGRLGALEKALGMRPEQVSEKLIYIPITAYGQVGPMANLAGHDNNILALAGNLSYTQTDSEGLPTVFSAPVADLFAGQMAAFGALAALIGRGRGLGDIQKMDASMLHSGFFLNLLELASKNANGFSAPQPGKSWMNGGRPDYRSYRCKDGKVIFFGLLEAWLLKRFLTALGREDLLTIQSDVTAFGNGLKAMFLEKDRSEWLELGVKHDACITSVNDLEDAIAEPQVKALGLMQTVEDPELGQLEIPSFPMGFGEGSLPLQLPEAAPRLGEHTREVLASVLGYQADRILELAQKGIISFG from the coding sequence ATGGATACTTCAAATGTGAAGGTGGATTGGCTGAAAGGCATACGGGTGGTGCTCATCGGGCATTATGTGCCGGGCCCAATTGCAGCCTATTTGCTGGGGATGCTCGGTGCAGAGGTCATCAAGGTGGAGCAAGACAAAGGGGATTACCTTAGGCAAGTTGGCGCGACAGACATGGCTGACAATCAACCAATTTCACCAATGTTTCGAATGATCAACGGCGGATTCAAAAGTGTAGCAGTGCAATGGCGACAAGCGGAAGGTGCCAACATTTTGAAGGATTTACTGTTGCAGGCAGACGTGGTCATCGACGGCGGACGGCTTGGTGCACTTGAAAAAGCACTGGGAATGCGGCCGGAGCAAGTTTCGGAGAAGCTCATTTATATTCCCATCACCGCCTACGGGCAGGTCGGCCCGATGGCAAATTTGGCAGGACATGACAACAATATTTTGGCACTCGCTGGAAATCTGAGCTATACACAGACCGATTCGGAAGGGCTACCCACCGTGTTTTCGGCTCCCGTGGCCGATTTGTTTGCCGGACAAATGGCGGCATTCGGGGCATTGGCAGCCTTGATCGGACGTGGTCGGGGCCTTGGCGATATTCAAAAAATGGATGCATCCATGCTTCATTCAGGATTTTTTCTGAACCTACTCGAACTTGCAAGCAAAAACGCGAATGGTTTTTCCGCTCCTCAGCCTGGAAAATCATGGATGAATGGCGGCCGCCCCGATTACCGCTCCTATCGGTGCAAGGACGGAAAAGTCATTTTCTTCGGATTGTTGGAAGCATGGCTGTTGAAACGTTTTCTGACGGCTTTAGGCCGGGAAGATTTGCTCACCATTCAAAGTGATGTCACCGCCTTTGGTAACGGGCTCAAAGCCATGTTTTTGGAAAAGGACCGATCGGAATGGCTCGAACTCGGCGTAAAGCACGATGCTTGCATCACGTCCGTGAATGATTTGGAGGACGCCATTGCTGAACCTCAGGTAAAAGCGCTGGGGCTGATGCAAACGGTGGAGGATCCTGAACTTGGCCAACTCGAAATCCCCTCATTCCCAATGGGTTTTGGCGAAGGAAGTTTACCACTGCAACTTCCGGAGGCTGCGCCCCGCCTTGGTGAGCATACACGGGAGGTTTTGGCCTCTGTGCTTGGCTATCAAGCGGATCGGATTCTGGAATTGGCGCAGAAGGGAATCATCTCGTTCGGATGA
- a CDS encoding acetyl-CoA C-acetyltransferase, which translates to MHEAYIYDAVRTPRGRGRKDGALYGIKSVSLLSTVLEALRERNHLDTSLVEDLIIGCVTQVGEQSGDVAKSAAIKAGYSDAVAGVTLNRFCGSGLESINQSAAYIMSGQMDLLIAGGVESMSRNPMGSDGFGLLGDPEMTSTHRIVPQGISADLIATLDGKTRRDVDAFAAESHRRAGIAQAENRFAKSLIPVRDVAGIVALDRDETVRPETSVEILANLKPSFAIMGEKGGYDTVAIQRYPEVESIDHVHHGGNSSGIVDGAAVVLIGSKEAGIKMGIKPRARIRSFGIVGTEPTIMLIGPAPATRKALQKAGMNIGDIDLFEVNEAFAIVPMHFMQDLGVGHDRVNVNGGAIAMGHPLGATGAMLIGTVLDELERTNKSTGLVTLCIGGGMGIATIIERM; encoded by the coding sequence ATGCACGAAGCATATATCTACGACGCCGTTCGCACCCCGCGTGGGCGGGGACGCAAGGACGGCGCTCTTTACGGCATCAAATCCGTGAGTTTGCTCAGTACCGTTTTGGAGGCTCTCCGCGAACGCAACCACCTCGATACCAGCTTGGTGGAGGACTTGATCATCGGCTGCGTGACACAGGTCGGCGAGCAAAGCGGGGACGTTGCAAAATCCGCCGCCATCAAAGCAGGTTATTCCGATGCTGTCGCAGGCGTCACGTTGAACCGCTTTTGTGGCTCCGGCCTCGAATCCATCAACCAAAGTGCGGCCTACATCATGTCGGGCCAAATGGACCTCCTCATCGCCGGCGGCGTGGAGTCGATGTCGCGCAACCCGATGGGAAGCGACGGATTCGGATTGCTTGGCGACCCCGAAATGACTTCGACCCACCGCATTGTGCCCCAAGGCATCTCGGCAGACCTCATCGCCACGCTTGATGGCAAAACACGGCGGGACGTGGATGCATTCGCTGCTGAATCCCACCGTCGGGCAGGCATCGCGCAAGCAGAAAACCGCTTTGCCAAGTCGTTGATTCCCGTTCGTGACGTTGCCGGCATCGTTGCCTTGGACCGCGACGAAACCGTCAGGCCTGAGACCAGCGTGGAAATCCTCGCCAACCTCAAACCCAGCTTCGCGATCATGGGCGAAAAAGGCGGTTATGATACCGTGGCGATTCAGCGTTATCCCGAGGTCGAAAGCATTGACCACGTGCATCATGGGGGCAATAGTTCGGGGATTGTCGACGGCGCGGCAGTGGTTCTGATTGGCAGCAAGGAAGCGGGCATCAAAATGGGCATCAAGCCGCGGGCAAGAATTCGTTCCTTCGGAATTGTCGGGACCGAACCCACAATCATGTTGATTGGTCCGGCGCCGGCTACACGAAAAGCTTTGCAAAAAGCAGGCATGAACATCGGCGACATTGACCTGTTTGAGGTCAACGAAGCCTTTGCGATCGTGCCGATGCACTTCATGCAAGACCTCGGCGTCGGGCATGACCGCGTCAATGTCAACGGCGGTGCTATCGCCATGGGCCACCCACTCGGCGCCACCGGCGCCATGCTCATCGGTACCGTCCTCGACGAACTCGAGCGCACCAACAAATCCACCGGCCTCGTCACCCTTTGCATCGGCGGTGGAATGGGAATCGCTACCATTATAGAAAGGATGTGA